Proteins encoded in a region of the Montipora foliosa isolate CH-2021 unplaced genomic scaffold, ASM3666993v2 scaffold_423, whole genome shotgun sequence genome:
- the LOC137988615 gene encoding uncharacterized protein encodes MVGETRSGLSSVFNIQCSKCGKINNVHSSKHHRTGSRGPKASDINSRAVLGSLHIGVGQTQLNNFLATLNVPTMNRQLFKMREREIGNSIEKVAKASCEVYLEQEKENAEKSNNLGEVDSMPGIAVSYDMGWTKRGKGHNSLTGHGASMGLKTGKVLSYATRCKACRVCESSKKSGKVAKTHDCRKNHVGSLKSMERDVAVELWTNALDSGTHFSTYVGDDDSTTIADILSKVPYKVEKWSDTIHTKRSLTTRLYNLKDHFKNPKCSTLNNKVISYYAKCFSYAVTQNAGNPELLKSGINSIVPHSFGEHSSCNISWCGFKKCPEGYKHTELPNGKSLHGEPLKNALTIIFSEYATDIVVKKLSLCANSQRNESLNNTIATKNPKTRYYGGSVSNDFRVACGVAQRNLGYGYVSTALEVLNIEPGYFCTSHEDLMDKKVFSDRNRKATKNFKYRRNQLRGQKSSQNSQKEAKEGKTYKTAVALNLDTSVNQPTPRTHTHIEHLLENISDNELLEYERQVPSYYAQPDLPKLTYDPNQTYTFVVFDTETTCTGKNAELCQLSAIHENQVFSKYILPTGNVSTGAS; translated from the coding sequence ATGGTTGGTGAAACAAGAAGTGGGCTAAGTAGTGTTTTCAacattcaatgttccaagtgtggaaaaataaacaatgttcATTCATCTAAACATCACAGAACAGGTAGCAGAGGGCCAAAAGCCAGTGACATTAATTCTAGAGCAGTTCTTGGCTCACTTCACATTGGAGTTGGACAAACACAATTGAACAATTTTCTGGCTACTTTAAATGTTCCAACAATGAATAGACAACTGTTCAAAATGCGAGAAAGGGAAATAGGTAACAGCATTGAAAAGGTAGCAAAAGCAAGTTGTGAAGTGTATTTGGAacaggaaaaggaaaatgcagaaaaatctAACAATCTGGGGGAAGTGGATAGTATGCCGGGAATTGCAGTATCATACGACATGGGTTGGACGAAAAGAGGCAAAGGGCACAACTCACTCACTGGTCACGGAGCATCAATGGGTTTAAAAACTGGAAAGGTTCTGTCTTATGCGACGAGATGTAAAGCCTGCAGAGTATGTGAATCCAGCAAAAAATCAGGAAAAGTGGCCAAAACACACGACTGCAGAAAAAACCATGTTGGGTCCTTGAAGTCCATGGAGAGAGATGTAGCAGTTGAGCTTTGGACTAATGCCCTTGACAGTGGAACCCACTTCAGTACATATGTTGGAGATGATGATAGTACCACTATTGCTGATATTTTAAGCAAAGTGCCATACAAGGTTGAAAAGTGGTCAGACACAATACATACCAAACGTTCTCTCACCACCCGTCTTTACAATCTGAAAGATCACTTCAAAAATCCAAAATGTTCAACACTGAATAACAAAGTAATAAGTTACTATGCAAAATGCTTTAGTTATGCTGTAACTCAGAATGCTGGAAATCCAGAATTATTAAAGTCAGGAATCAACTCCATAGTACCACATTCCTTTGGGGAACACAGTTCATGCAATATATCCTGGTGTGGTTTCAAAAAATGTCCTGAGGGATACAAGCACACAGAACTACCTAATGGCAAGAGTTTACATGGTGAGCCCCTGAAAAATGCCCTAACAATTATCTTTTCTGAATATGCCACTGATATTGTTGTCAAGAAGCTTTCCCTATGTGCCAACTCTCAACGGAATGAAAGTCTAAATAAtaccatagcaacaaaaaaCCCCAAAACCCGGTATTACGGAGGAAGTGTGAGCAACGACTTTAGAGTAGCCTGTGGTGTGGCCCAAAGAAATCTTGGCTATGGCTATGTGAGTACAGCATTAGAGGTACTGAATATTGAACCTGGCTATTTTTGTACATCACATGAAGATCTGATGGACAAAAAAGTGTTCAGTGACAGAAACCGAAAGGCTACGAAAAATTTCAAGTATAGGAGAAATCAATTACGGGGTCAGAAATCCAGTCAAAATAGTCAAAAAGAAGCTAAGGAGGGGAAAACTTATAAAACTGCAGTTGCTTTGAATCTGGATACAAGTGTCAATCAGCCTACACCAAGAACTCACACTCACATTGAACATCTCTTGGAAAACATTTCTGATAATGAGCTTCTTGAGTATGAAAGACAAGTGCCATCTTACTATGCCCAGCCTGATCTGCCAAAACTGACTTACGATCCAAACCAAACTTacacttttgttgtttttgacacCGAGACTACCTGCACCGGGAAAAATGCAGAACTCTGTCAGCTGTCCGCCATTCATGAAAATCAAGTGTTTTCAAAGTACATTCTACCGACAGGAAATGTGAGTACTGGAGCTTCATGA
- the LOC137988616 gene encoding uncharacterized protein: protein MAEYRFRQPKSVEDEERCVLNAIPKSTRYKNKWAARIFEEWGKARFPKVATLEPGGLFKEYDLHKVQSLEIPLLQMDALSVNYWLTKFVQEVAKPSKERYPPKTIYQIVCGLRRFMEENNEKLDFNPLDASDKRFSIFRRVLDAEMKEGTRLGIALANKKEEKQPVNEEDEMKFWTMGLLGKNSAKSLLNVVYFYNGKLFGLRASEHRNICLNNFEIGENYIRFEENVSKTYHGGLLDLKYEPRVVKHVCHEVGQKHYPCLVDMYRLYIGLVEIFGKGRGAFYFKPNAKKFSFDKCPVGINTLNEILPDMCKAAGLSRKTAHCLRVTCASTLFNAGVDSKLIRDRTGHRSDALLKYEKAEEKVISHVSAILGPNPYTGKVDSEQETDVTKKKEFNFNLEKKSSSGMSFGDFNNCNVTFNVTK, encoded by the exons ATGGCAGAATACCGATTTCGACAACCGAAATCCGTTGAGGATGAGGAAAGGTGTGTCTTAAATGCTATTCCAAAGTCGACgcgatacaaaaacaaatgggcgGCTCGTATTTTTGAAGAGTGGGGAAAAGCCCGATTTCCGAAAGTAGCAACGCTGGAACCAGGTGGTCTTTTTAAAGAATATGATCTGCACAAAGTTCAGTCGTTGGAAATTCCTTTACTTCAAATGGATGCTTTAAGCGTTAATTATTGGCTGACGAAGTTTGTGCAAGAAGTTGCGAAACCTTCAAAGGAAAGATATCCACCCAAAACGATATACCAGATTGTTTGTGGATTACGTCGCTTTATGGAGgagaacaatgaaaagttgGATTTTAATCCTCTCGATGCTTCGGATAAAAG GTTTTCTATCTTTCGCCGCGTTCTTGATGCAGAAATGAAAGAGGGCACAAGATTAGGGATTGCATTAGcgaacaagaaagaagaaaagcagCCTGTGAATGAAGAAGACGAAATGAAATTTTGGACAATGGGATTATTAGGAAAGAATTCAGCTAAGtctttgttaaatgttgtaTATTTTTATAACGGAAAGTTATTTGGCTTACGTGCTAGTGAGCACAGGAATATTTGCTTAAACAATTTTGAAATTGGCGAGAACTATATTCGTTTTGAGGAGAATGTGTCTAAGACGTATCACGGGGGTTTGCTGGATCTGAAGTATGAGCCACGTGTTGTAAAACATGTGTGTCATGAAGTGGGCCAGAAGCATTACCCCTGTCTCGTTGATATGTATCGTTTGTATATTGGTCTTGTTGAGATTTTTGGCAAAGGCAGGGGAGCTTTCTATTTTAAGCCAAATGCGAAAAAATTCTCGTTCGATAAATGTCCTGTGGGTATAAACACTTTGAACGAAATTTTGCCAGATATGTGTAAGGCCGCAGGACTGAGCCGAAAAACCGCCCATTGTCTACGTGTAACGTGTGCGTCGACACTGTTTAATGCAGGGGTTGACAGCAAATTAATACGCGATAGAACTGGCCACAGATCGGATGCTTTACTGAAGTATGAGAAAGCGGAGGAGAAAGTCATTTCACATGTTAGTGCTATTTTGGGTCCGAATCCGTATACAGGCAAGGTTGACTCGGAGCAAGAGACAGATGTAACTAAGAAAAAAGAGTTCAATTTCAATTTAGAGAAAAAGAGTTCTTCAGGCATGTCTTTTGGGGACTTCAATAACTGCAATGTTACTTTCAATGTTACTAAATAA
- the LOC137988614 gene encoding cytochrome b5 reductase 4-like, with product MKIWGVSGIFTELSEEFEVKVGVHQGSMLWALVFSIMVDVVTESVKNDLMSEMLYGDDLVLTSETMEGLREKFWKWKEAFVSKGLKVNLGKTKVVVSGAEGEMSQPYFCNVPVVVIAIKPLQCSYSRLAQSFLAPTFINFDIIFKGSGRYLNSSSVSLKSHNSLFVPGAQDNGFAVPVAPPSSPDPRYDWYQNDKIVTISVYTKKKDLRLEDIILELKDGKDFNAIFILGIKSFQIHLVLSNVVTCQQVRISGATGKADVLLTKETSGVKWTDLRQGLLGNNSLKLHKDRESRLWDCRVVSVEAVTHNCKLFCCELPDGIVMRVPMGHHIHLHRDVEGMKISRPYTVVLPSLRFSLDEREHDGRRFYLMIKIYPDGTLTPTLSAIDIGDILQISDYSGDFKESWLIEARDIILIAGGTGLTPMIRLIRRAVLESSSTEMSVKLLFANNQEKDILWKQQLNEMVETASQR from the exons ATGAAGATTTGGGGAGTGAGTGGGATCTTCACAGAGTTGTCTGAGGAGTTTGAGGTGAAAGTTGGTGTGCACCAGGGATCCATGTTATGGGCGTTGGTTTTTTCGATCATGGTTGACGTCGTTACGGAGAGTGTGAAAAATGATTTGATGAGTGAGATGTTGTACGGTGATGACTTGGTGTTGACAAGCGAAACGATGGAAGGACTGAGGGAGAAGTTCTGGAAATGGAAGGAGGCATTCGTGAGCAAGGGACTGAAGGTGAACCTTGGGAAGACAAAAGTGGTAGTAAGTGGGGCAGAAGGTGAAATGTCT CAGCCATATTTTTGTAACGTACCGGTAGTTGTTATAGCCATTAAACCATTGCAGTGCAGCTACAGCCGTCTTGCCCAGTCATTTCTGGCGCCAAcctttattaattttgatatcATTTTTAAAGGATCAGGAAGGTACCTAAATTCTTCATCAGTATCTCTTAAATCACACAACAGTCTATTTGTCCCTGGTGCACAAG ATAATGGGTTTGCTGTGCCAGTTGCCCCACCAAGCTCACCAGACCCACG GTATGACTGGTATCAAAATGACAAGATTGTAACAATATCAGTATACACCAAGAAAAAG GATCTAAGACTAGAAGATATCATTTTAGAATTGAAAGATGGGAAAGACTTCAATGCAATTTTCATTTTAGGAATAAAAAGCTTTCAAATTCATTTAG TACTCAGCAATGTCGTTACTTGTCAACAAG TGCGCATATCTGGAGCCACTGGAAAAGCGGACGTTCTTTTAACGAAAGAAACCTCCGGAGTGAAATGGACAGACTTGAGACAGGGGTTACTTGGCAATAATTCACTCAAGTTGCATAAAGATAGAG AGTCAAGATTGTGGGATTGCAGAGTGGTTTCAGTAGAAGCCGTTACGCACAACTGTAAGCTGTTTTGTTGTGAACTGCCCGATGGGATTGTTATGAGAGTTCCAATGGGACACCATATACACTTACATAGGGATGTTGAAG GCATGAAGATAAGCCGACCTTATACTGTCGTTCTACCTTCACTAAGATTCAGTCTGGATGAAAGAGAACACGATGGCCGGCGCTTTTATCTGATGATCAAGATCTACCCTGATGGAACTCTTACACCCACCTTATCTGCAATAGACATAG GGGACATTCTTCAAATAAGCGATTATTCTGGGGATTTTAAGGAATCCTGGCTTATTGAAGCGAGGGACATAATTCTCATTGCTGGAGGAACAG GGTTGACACCAATGATAAGACTTATTCGGCGTGCAGTATTGGAAAGCTCATCGACAGAAAT GTCAGTAAAGCTCTTGTTTGCTAACAATCAGGAGAAAGATATTCTATGGAAACAGCAGTTAAATGAAATGGTCGAAACAGCAAGTCAAAGGTGA
- the LOC137988617 gene encoding uncharacterized protein, with protein MDGNWSEWSFVQFLEALEKWTINNPISEAQRPKVVAIPNNKREKTRAFYAKRDDGNQTAARGCLFCECSNHKAIDCDKVVSVEQRKKIFLDKRLCFNCTGSRHRAEDCRSKSTCQNCHARHHTSLCDRVQAREPGITANNIGNTAVIHPVVVVKIGGYKFRALLDSGASHSYASSTAIDLTNAQPKSTGLRQIAMLTGITTRTMQVFGVVIGSVQDEFKLEVDITKVNKRELLVLENPRYKEILEANSHLNGVRMDDDDTKDRLPVHIILGANDFAKIRTGERLRVGRRGDPVAEFTRLGWTIMSPGADRELATTYLAINLNADYERLYALDVLGLADSSTGYQGDVYEEFKEQLVRSSEGWYETGLPWKGNCPPLPNNRDGSLRRLNSLVRKLRRTDTLDDYDAVIREQLREGVVEPAPAEVTGREFYLPHRAVVRRSAETTKLRVVYDASARAQEKAPSLNECLHAGPPLHNKLWSVIVRNRFHPVAVAGDLRRAFLQVRIRETERDSLRFHWIADKTGKQVETLRFTRVVFGLAPSPFLLNGVIQQHLENMQSRYPDSVNEIRRSLYVDDLISGGPNSEKAKREATEIFAWNCVTSHARGKSSLPRIMYPKERLGRSVARADSKPVEKVGKEPTERSVDSSVALHWIGDRGEYRQFVSNRVKKIQTHPNVLWRHVPSADNPADLGSRGGSVTGAQLWWNGPTWLTDPANWPPEVVTKPSPESLAERKVPQELFAVGVEGKSDLEVVLEKFDLRKALRIGAWVARFLHNSRNSTNKAKGPLSTAEVKRHETFLVKKAQQQGFNNVSFEQDQEQLNLQPNEEGVLECRGRIQGEYPVYLPDTALLATKIVQRAHVTTLHGGVGLTMASVRERYWIPRLRKLTKRVVRNCSGCKRFQAVAFANPPPAPLPRERTEGDTPFNVIGVDFAGPVKYHNKRKEMRKAYVVLYSCSLTRGVFLELLPNLETGEFIKSLKHFIARRGRPSRVYSDNGQTFVAAAKWLKKVQKDEEFHSFLSNQSIIWQFNLSRAPWWGGQFERLIGLMKSAFYKTVGQGILNWEELSEVILDIEVTMNNHPLCYQEEDVQLPTLTPNTMLFLKSNILPELQPYHLEERDLRKRAKFLQKTKDAMWNRWTAEYLRALRERHRLKREDKRCSLAVGDVVIIKSSERNRNSWPLGIVESLIEGRDGVVRGARLRAGRSHIERPIQHLYPLELSCNRDGVRGTTTTLDPGAPAFRPGRDAAVAAELRVQDLAQEDQLE; from the exons ATGGACGGAAATTGGAGCGAGTGGTCCTTTGTACAATTCCTAGAAGCGTTGGAGAAGTGGACGATCAATAATCCAATCTCAGAAGCTCAAAGACCCAAGGTCGTGGCGATTCctaacaacaagagagaaaaaacaagAGCATTTTATGCAAAACGTGATGATGGGAACCAGACGGCCGCCCGTGGATGTTTATTTTGTGAATGCTCCAATCACAAAGCTATTGATTGTGACAAAGTCGTGAGTGTcgaacaaagaaagaagattTTCCTGGATAAAAGACTGTGTTTTAACTGCACGGGATCTAGACACCGAGCCGAAGATTGTAGGAGCAAATCCACGTGTCAAAATTGTCACGCAAGGCATCACACGTCACTATGCGACAGAGTCCAAGCACGCGAGCCGGGGATAACAGCAAATAACATCGGAAACACAGCAGTGATTCACCCAGTCGTGGTTGTAAAAATTGGCGGCTACAAATTCAGAGCCTTATTAGACAGTGGAGCGAGCCATTCATACGCTTCATCGACCGCGATTGATTTAACCAATGCACAGCCAAAGTCTACCGGACTAAGGCAGATAGCCATGCTTACCGGAATCACTACGAGAACGATGCAAGTGTTTGGTGTGGTCATTGGTTCTGTACAAGATGAGTTCAAGCTGGAAGTTGATATTACGAAAGTCAACAAGCGAGAGTTATTGGTTTTGGAGAATCCACGTTACAAGGAAATACTTGAGGCGAATTCTCATCTCAACGGGGTGCGAATGGATGATGACGACACTAAAGACAGGCTACCCGTACACATCATACTGGGCGCGAATGATTTTGCGAAGATTCGCACTGGAGAGCGTTTGAGAGTGGGTCGCCGTGGAGATCCAGTTGCCGAGTTCACCCGTTTAGGATGGACAATCATGTCGCCTGGAGCTGACAGGGAGTTGGCAACTACTTATCTAGCCATTAATTTGAACGCAGATTACGAGAGGTTGTACGCACTCGATGTCCTTGGTCTGGCAGACTCTTCAACCGGATATCAAGGTGACGTTTACGAAGAATTCAAAGAACAGTTAGTTCGATCTTCAGAAGGATGGTATGAAACTGGACTTCCTTGGAAGGGAAACTGTCCTCCGTTACCAAACAACCGAGATGGAAGTTTACGCAGATTGAACAGTCTTGTACGGAAGCTGAGAAGAACCGACACGCTCGACGACTATGACGCTGTGATCAGAGAGCAACTTCGAGAGGGCGTAGTAGAGCCAGCACCTGCTGAGGTAACTGGAAGAGAGTTTTATCTACCCCATCGTGCTGTCGTGCGTCGGAGTGCTGAGACGACGAAGCTGCGAGTCGTGTACGACGCGTCAGCCCGTGCACAAGAGAAAGCACCATCGCTGAACGAATGTCTACATGCTGGACCTCCGCTACATAATAAGCTGTGGAGTGTCATTGTTCGTAACCGTTTTCATCCTGTGGCAGTCGCTGGTGACCTTCGCCGTGCATTCCTGCAAGTGCGGATACGAGAAACCGAGAGAGATTCCTTGAGATTCCACTGGATCGCTGACAAGACAGGAAAACAGGTTGAAACTCTGCGTTTTACCAGAGTGGTGTTTGGCCTCGCCCCTTCACCATTCCTTCTCAATGGGGTGATTCAACAGCACTTGGAGAACATGCAGTCCAGATATCCTGATAGTGTGAATGAGATACGCAGAAGTCTGTACGTGGATGACCTGATTTCGGGAGGACCTAATTCAGAGAAAGCAAAACGTGAAGCTACCGAGATTTTCGCTTGGAATTGTGTCACCAGTCATGCTCGAGGGAAAAGTTCTCTACCGAGAATCATGTATCCAAAAGAACGCTTGGGACGCTCCGTTGCCAGAGCAGATAGCAAACCAGTGGAGAAAGTGGGAAAAGAGCCTACCGAAAGAAGTGTCG ACAGCTCAGTAGCCTTACATTGGATTGGAGATCGGGGAGAATACCGTCAGTTCGTCTCGAATCGCGTAAAGAAGATTCAGACTCACCCAAACGTGCTATGGCGTCATGTTCCATCAGCAGACAATCCAGCCGACCTAGGAAGTCGCGGTGGTAGTGTAACTGGAGCGCAGCTGTGGTGGAATGGACCCACCTGGCTTACAGATCCAGCCAATTGGCCACCTGAAGTCGTGACAAAACCTTCCCCAGAGAGTTTAGCAGAAAGAAAGGTGCCACAAGAGTTATTCGCAGTGGGAGTAGAAGGCAAGAGTGACCTCGAAGTCGTCCTTGAGAAGTTTGACTTGCGCAAAGCATTGAGAATTGGTGCTTGGGTAGCGAGATTCTTGCACAATTCTCGGAACTCCACCAATAAAGCCAAGGGACCACTGAGCACAGCCGAGGTAAAGAGGCATGAGACGTTCTTGGTCAAGAAGGCCCAGCAGCAAGGATTCAACAACGTCAGTTTCGAGCAAGACCAAGAGCAGCTGAACCTGCAACCAAATGAAGAGGGTGTGCTCGAATGCCGAGGACGTATCCAAGGCGAGTATCCTGTGTACCTGCCGGACACGGCTCTACTTGCGACGAAGATTGTGCAACGTGCCCATGTAACTACACTCCATGGGGGAGTTGGCCTAACAATGGCCAGCGTAAGAGAGAGATACTGGATACCCCGCCTTAGGAAATTAACAAAGAGAGTCGTAAGAAACTGCAGTGGCTGCAAACGGTTTCAAGCCGTAGCTTTCGCAAATCCGCCACCAGCACCTCTGCCAAGAGAAAGAACCGAAGGCGACACGCCCTTCAACGTGATTGGTGTGGATTTTGCCGGACCGGTGAAGTACCATAACAAGCGCAAGGAGATGCGTAAAGCGTATGTGGTATTGTACTCCTGTAGTCTCACCCGCGGAGTGTTTTTAGAGTTACTGCCGAATTTGGAGACCGGGGAGTTCATTAAGAGCCTAAAGCACTTCATCGCCAGAAGAGGACGGCCATCAAGGGTCTACTCAGACAACGGTCAGACGTTTGTCGCTGCCGCCAAGTGGTTAAAGAAGGTACAGAAGGATGAAGAGTTTCATTCGTTTCTTAGCAACCAGTCCATCATTTGGCAGTTTAACCTCAGCCGTGCGCCCTGGTGGGGAGGGCAATTTGAGCGTCTGATCGGGTTGATGAAATCAGCATTTTACAAGACAGTTGGCCAAGGGATACTAAACTGGGAGGAGTTAAGCGAAGTTATCCTGGATATTGAAGTCACCATGAACAACCATCCCTTGTGTTACCAGGAGGAGGATGTCCAGCTCCCCACACTGACGCCAAACACGATGCTATTTCTCAAATCCAACATCTTGCCCGAGTTACAGCCTTACCATCTGGAAGAAAGAGATTTGAGGAAGCGCGCCAAGTTCCTACAGAAAACTAAGGATGCAATGTGGAATCGATGGACAGCTGAGTACTTGCGTGCATTACGCGAACGTCACCGCCTTAAACGCGAAGACAAGCGGTGTTCTCTTGCTGTTGGAGACGTAGTTATTATCAAGTCGTCCGAGCGGAACAGAAATAGCTGGCCACTTGGAATTGTTGAAAGCCTGATTGAAGGAAGGGATGGAGTAGTTCGTGGTGCGAGATTGCGAGCCGGCCGATCCCACATCGAACGCCCTATTCAGCACCTGTATCCCCTGGAACTGTCGTGCAACAGGGATGGTGTCAGAGGAACTACAACAACACTTGACCCTGGAGCACCAGCGTTTAGACCCGGACGAGATGCAGCAGTCGCCGCCGAGCTTCGAGTGCAAGATTTAGCCCAGGAGGATCAGTTGGAATGA